In the Cryptococcus neoformans var. neoformans JEC21 chromosome 1, complete sequence genome, one interval contains:
- a CDS encoding tryptophan synthase, putative: MAEQLKQVYADKKAQDQAAFVTFLTAGFPTRDATVPLMLALEAGGADIIELGVPFSDPVADGPVIQKANNVAIENNVHYSDCIEYVRQARAQGLKAPVLFMGYYNPIIAYGEERAVKDAREAGANGYIVVDLPPTEAVDFRNTCTKAGMSYIPLVAPSTSIDRVKFLTSIADSFIYVVSKMGVTGSSSSENISASLPELVKRIRTFTTIPLAVGFGIDNRTHFDYVTSSGADAVVVGSKIIKLIFEHADDGLAPKVVEDYCREITLKGQNPPPLGRKNAAAPPPANGGDVSPPLPIPSGSPLGESQVKVTAAGKLPSRFGLFGGAYVAESLVDCLNELEAAYAEAKEDPAFWKEFEDMFGYINRPSELYLAERLTEEMGGARIWLKREDLNHTGSHKINNAVGQILLAKRLGKRRIIAETGAGQHGVATATVCAKFGMECDIFMGAEDVRRQELNVFRIKMLGGRVIPVTAGSQTLKDAVNEAMRDWVTRLDSTHYLIGSAIGPHPFPTIVRDFQRVIGREIKSQMHEKMGKLPDAVVACVGGGSNAIGTFYDFIEDPSVRLVGVEAGGHGIDTEAHSATLTKGVMGVVHGAASYIIQSKEGQLTPTHSISAGLDYNSVGPEHSHLKYSGRAEYVVADDLQCLKAFKMCTELEGIIPALESSHGLWGGMQLAKSLPKDKDIVICLSGNGAKDVAEVLLTLKNKEWADKLDWHVAQ; encoded by the exons ATGGCAGAGCAGCTCAAGCAAGTATACGCAGACAAAAAGGCCCAG GACCAGGC CGCCTTTGTCACCTTTTTGACAGCTGGTTTCCCTACCCGCGATGCCACAGTGCCCCTCATGCTCGCCCTAGAGGCAGGCGGTGCTGACATTATCGAACTCGGTGTCCCATTCAGTGACCCAGTCGCCGACGGTCCGGTCATCCAAAAGGCCAACAAC GTTGCCATTGAAAACAATGTCCACTACTCTGACTGTATCGAGTACGTCCGACAGGCTCGTGCCCAAGGTCTCAAGGCTCCCGTCTTGTTCATGG GCTACTACAACCCCATCATCGCTTATGGCGAGGAAAGAGCTGTCAAGGACGCTCGAGAGGCCGGTGCCAACGGCTACATCGTCGTCGACTTGCCCCCCACCGAAGCCGTCGACTTTAGAAATACTTGTACCAAGGCGGGCATGTCGTACATTCCCCTCGTCGCCCCTTCTACCAGCATCGATCGAGTCAAGTTCTTGACTTCTATCGCCGATTCTTTCATCTATGTCGTCTCCAAG ATGGGTGTCACcggttcctcttcttccgaaaACATCTCAGCCTCCCTCCCCGAACTTGTCAAGCGTATCCGAACGTTCACCACGATCCCCCTCGCTGTCGGTTTTGGTATCGACAACCGTACCCACTTTGACTATGTCACATCTTCCGGTGCTGATGCTGTTGTCGTTGGATCCAAAatcatcaagctcatctTTGAGCACGCCGACGACGGTCTTGCACCCAAGGTCGTCGAAGACTATTGCCGAGAAATCACACTCAAGGGCCAGAACCCTCCCCCTCTTGGCCGAAAGAATGCTGCTGCCCCGCCTCCTGCCAATGGAGGTGACGTCTCTCCCCCCCTCCCCATTCCCTCTGGCTCACCTCTCGGCGAGTCCCAAGTCAAGGTCACCGCCGCCGGTAAACTCCCTTCTCGATTCGGTCTTTTCGGTGGCGCCTATGTCGCCGAATCCCTTGTCGACTGTTTAAACGAGCTCGAAGCTGCGTATGCCGAGGCCAAGGAGGATCCTGCGTTCTGGAAAGAGTTTGAGGATATGTTTGGGTACATCAACCGACCTAGTGAACTTTACCTTGCCGAGAGGTTGACCGAGGAGATGGGCGGTGCGAGGATCTGGCTCAAGAGGGAAGATCTCAACCATACTGGTTCTCACAAGATTAACAATGCCGTTGGCCAAATTCTCCTCGCCAAGCGATTGGGTAAGCGAAGAATTATCGCCGAGACGGGTGCCGGTCAGCACGGTGTCGCTACCGCCACCGTCTGCGCCAAGTTTGGCATGGAGTGTGACATTTTCATGGGTGCTGAGGATGTGAGGAGGCAAGAGCTGAACGTCTTCAGGATCAAGATGCTTGGTGGTCGAGTTATCCCCGTTACCGCCGGTTCCCAGACCTTGAAGGACGCTGTCAACGAGGCTATGAGAGATTGGGTCACTCGATTGGACTCTACTCATTATCTTATCGGCTCCGCTATCGGTCCCCACCCGTTCCCCACCATCGTCCGTGACTTCCAGAGGGTTATCGGTCGAGAGATCAAGTCTCAGATGCACGAAAAGATGGGCAAGTTGCCCGATGCTGTCGTTGCCTGTGTCGGTGGTGGCTCTAATGCGATCGGTACTTTTTACGACTTTATCGAGGATCCGAGTGTAAGACTGGTCGGTGTCGAAGCTGGTGGTCATG GTATTGACACCGAGGCACACTCTGCTACGCTGACCAAGGGTGTCATGGGTGTCGTCCACGGCGCCGCTTCTTACATTATCCAATCAAAGGAAGGCCAGCTCACCCCCACGCACTCCATCTCTGCCGGTCTCGACTACAACTCTGTCGGTCCCGAGCACTCTCACCTCAAGTATAGCGGTCGAGCGGAATATGTCGTGGCGGACGATTTGCAGTGTCTCAAGGCGTTCAAGATGTGTACCGAATTGGAAGGTATTATTCCCGCTTTGGAGAGCAGTCATGGTTTGTGGGGCGGTATGCAGTTGGCCAAGAGTTTGCCCAAGGATAAGGATATCGTCAT CTGTTTGAGTGGAAACGGTGCCAAAGACGTTGCAGAGGTGTTGTTGACGTTGAAGAACAAGGAGTGGGCGGACAAGCTTGATTGGCACGTTGCGCAGTAG